The Musa acuminata AAA Group cultivar baxijiao chromosome BXJ2-2, Cavendish_Baxijiao_AAA, whole genome shotgun sequence genome has a segment encoding these proteins:
- the LOC135605751 gene encoding histone-lysine N-methyltransferase ASHH3-like isoform X3 has translation MKNKIFCGGGGGGSGGTVFQQLMQQLGDEEPVDFQLPDWSKKQKSAPYNFIRRNVYLTKRIKRRAADDGIFCSCSPSPGNSVVCGRDCLCGMLLSCCSQSCKCGNLCVNKPFQYRPVKKMKLIETEKCGSGVVTEEDIRQGDFVIEYVGEVIDDKTCEERLWKMKHCGETNFYLCEINRDMVIDATYKGNKSRFINHSCQPNTEMQKWTIDGEIRIGIFATRDIKKGEELTYDYQFVQFGADQDCYCGSVGCRKKLGNKPSKLKFSSSDTALQLVLCEIAASSPNSKALLYGKAKCCLTESGKWEIKYGRITIFCCSQKKE, from the exons ATGAAGAACAAG ATCttttgcggcggcggcggcggcggcagtggcGGAACGGTATTCCAACAGCTGATGCAACAGCTCGGAGACGAGGAGCCCGTGGATTTCCAGCTGCCGGACTGGTCGAAGAAGCAGAAATCAGCGCCCTACAACTTCATAAGGCGCA ATGTTTATCTCACTAAAAGGATAAAAAGGCGTGCGGCAGATGATGGCATCTTCTGCTCCTGCAGCCCATCACCGGGAAATTCGGTTGTTTGCGGCAGAGATTGCCTCTGTGG GATGCTTTTGTCTTGTTGTTCTCAAAGTTGCAAGTGTGGAAATCTATGTGTGAACAAACCGTTCCAGTATCGGCCAGTGAAGAAAATGAAGTTAATTGAG ACAGAAAAATGTGGATCTGGGGTAGTAACCGAGGAGGATATAAGACAAGGAGACTTTGTGATAGAATATGTTGGTGAAG TAATTGATGACAAAACTTGTGAAGAAAGGCTGTGGAAAATGAAGCATTGTGGTGAGACGAATTTTTACCTGTGTGAGATCAACAGGGACATGGTCATTGATGCTACATACAAGGGAAACAAGTCTAGATTTATAAATCATAGCTGCCAGCCGAATACTGAGATGCAGAAATG GACAATTGATGGTGAAATACGCATTGGTATATTTGCAACTCGTGATATAAAGAAGGGAGAGGAGTTAACATATGATTATCA GTTTGTACAATTTGGAGCAGATCAAGATTGCTACTGTGGTTCTGTAGGTTGCAGGAAGAAATTGGGAAACAAGCCTAGCAAGCTGAAATTTTCTTCTTCAGACACTGCTTTGCAACTAGTTCTTTGTGAGATTGCAGCTTCCTCTCCCAATTCAAAAGCACTTCTGTATGGAAAAGCC AAATGCTGTTTGACAGAATCTGGAAAGTGGGAGATTAAATATGG AAGGATCACCATCTTTTGTTGCTCGCAAAAGAAAGAGTGA
- the LOC135605754 gene encoding low-specificity L-threonine aldolase 1-like: MVTRTVDLRSDTVTKPTEAMRAAMASADVDDDVLSGDPTAQRFEEEVARIMGKEAAVFVPSGTMGNLISVLVHCEVRGSEVILGDNSHIHIYENGGISSIGGVHPRTVKNNPDGTMDIDRIEAAIRHPDGALYYPTTRLICLENTHANCGGRCISAEYTDRVGELARKHGLKLHIDGARIFNASAALGVPVHRLVRAADSVSVCLSKGLGAPVGSVIVGTKDFITKARRLRKTLGGGMRQIGVLCAAAYVALQDNVVKLEDDHRKAKIFADGLKEIKQLRVDASSVETNMVFFNINESSMISPISLCEALEKFGVLAMPASSTSVRVVIHYQISESDVHYALTSIKQAIQEILAVGTTK; encoded by the exons ATGGTGACGAGGACAGTAGACCTGCGTTCCGACACGGTCACGAAGCCGACCGAGGCAATGCGAGCCGCCATGGCCAGCGCCGACGTGGACGACGACGTCCTGAGCGGAGACCCCACGGCGCAGCGGTTCGAGGAGGAGGTCGCGAGGATTATGGGGAAGGAAGCGGCGGTTTTCGTTCCCTCGGGCACCATGGGCAACCTTATCTCGGTTCTCGTCCATTGCGAGGTCCGCGGCAGCGAGGTCATCCTGGGGGACAACTCCCACATACACATCTACGAGAACGGAGGCATCTCGTCCATCGGAGGCGTGCACCCCAGGACGGTGAAGAACAATCCTGATGGCACCATGGATATCGATCGGATCGAAGCAGCTATTAGGCACCCCGACGGAGCGCTCTACTACCCGACCACCAGGCTGATTTGCCTGGAGAACACACATGCGAA TTGTGGTGGAAGATGCATATCTGCAGAATACACAGATAGGGTGGGGGAGCTGGCTCGGAAGCATGGTCTGAAGCTTCATATTGATGGAGCACGCATTTTTAATGCTTCTGCA GCTCTGGGTGTTCCTGTTCATAGACTCGTACGAGCTGCTGATTCTGTTTCG GTCTGCCTGTCAAAAGGTTTGGGTGCTCCAGTTGGATCTGTCATTGTCGGAACCAAGGATTTCATTACAAAG GCAAGACGTCTTAGGAAAACCTTGGGTGGTGGGATGAGACAAATTGGAGTCCTTTGTGCAGCAGCTTATGTTGCTTTGCAGGATAATGTGGTAAAGCTAGAGGATGATCACAGAAAAGCTAAAATCTTTGCAG ATGGGCTGAaagaaatcaaacaattaaggGTGGATGCAAGTTCAGTGGAGACTAACATG GTCTTTTTCAATATAAACGAAAGTTCAATGATATCACCTATAAGTCTATGTGAAGCTCTGGAAAAGTTTGGTGTCCTTGCAATGCCAGCTAGTTCAACCAG CGTCAGGGTAGTCATCCATTACCAGATTTCGGAGAGCGATGTCCATTATGCACTAACCTCTATCAAG CAAGCTATTCAAGAAATACTAGCTGTTGGAACCACAAAATGA
- the LOC135605752 gene encoding UPF0481 protein At3g47200-like produces the protein MVAVFNKELLGWYLVTLKLNETVQANLPRSQPSTPGTPSRPPPLLLTRGEPIQEEDEAATADAAPPESEWVISIREKLKQAWNDEAGVPWMRYSIYRVPKSLREGDEKAYMPQVVSIGPYHHGKRRLRDMERHKWRALHRMLRRTGGDVRVYLDAVGALEERARACYEGPVAFNDNEFVEMMVLDGTFVLELFRGVGAAGKGFKELGYARNDPVFAMRGTMHGIQRDMIMLENQIPLFVLDRLLGLQIGQPEQHGLVARLAICFFDPLMPTDEPLRKNHRAMSESSSTTRADAFDPLTETGLHCLDVFRRSLLRIGPKPTPGLWIKRWSNARRVADRRRLQLIHCVTELREAGIKFRHRRTDRFWDIEFKDGVLKIPRLLIHDGTKSLFLNLIAFEQCHSDCTKDITSYVIFMDNLINSEEDVSYLHYRGIIEHWLGNDGEVADLFNKLCLEVVFDFDDSYLSGLSERVNKYYNHRWNTWGASLKHRYFGNPWAIISLVAAVVLLVLTCAQTFYSVYAYYWPPQ, from the coding sequence ATGGTTGCAGTCTTCAACAAAGAGTTGCTGGGTTGGTATCTGGTGACCCTCAAGCTCAACGAGACTGTGCAGGCCAACCTTCCCAGATCGCAGCCCAGCACCCCCGGCACGCCGTCCAGGCCTCCGCCGCTTCTCCTCACACGGGGTGAGCCCATCCAGGAGGAGGATGAGGCCGCCACCGCGGACGCCGCTCCGCCGGAATCGGAGTGGGTGATCTCCATCCGGGAGAAGCTGAAGCAGGCCTGGAACGACGAGGCGGGCGTGCCGTGGATGAGGTACTCCATCTACCGCGTGCCCAAGTCGCTGCGCGAGGGGGACGAGAAGGCGTACATGCCCCAGGTGGTGTCCATCGGCCCCTACCACCACGGCAAGCGCCGCCTGCGCGACATGGAGCGACACAAGTGGCGCGCCCTCCACCGAATGCTCCGCCGCACCGGCGGTGACGTCCGGGTGTACCTCGACGCCGTGGGCGCCCTCGAGGAGCGCGCCCGCGCCTGCTACGAGGGCCCCGTCGCCTTCAACGACAACGAGTTCGTGGAGATGATGGTCCTCGATGGCACCTTCGTCCTCGAGCTCTTCCGGGGGGTGGGCGCCGCCGGGAAGGGGTTCAAGGAGCTGGGCTACGCCCGCAACGATCCCGTGTTCGCCATGCGCGGCACGATGCACGGCATCCAGCGCGACATGATCATGCTCGAGAACCAGATCCCCCTCTTCGTCCTCGATCGCCTCCTCGGTCTCCAGATCGGCCAGCCGGAGCAGCACGGCCTCGTCGCCCGCCTAGCCATCTGCTTCTTCGACCCCCTCATGCCCACCGACGAGCCCCTCCGCAAGAACCACCGCGCCATGTCCGAGTCTTCCTCCACCACGCGCGCCGACGCCTTCGACCCGCTCACCGAGACCGGCCTCCACTGCCTCGACGTGTTCCGGCGCAGCCTCCTCCGCATCGGCCCCAAGCCCACGCCCGGCCTCTGGATCAAGCGCTGGTCGAACGCTCGCCGCGTGGCCGACCGCCGCCGGCTGCAGCTGATCCACTGCGTCACGGAGCTGCGGGAGGCCGGCATCAAGTTCCGCCACCGCAGGACGGACCGTTTCTGGGACATCGAGTTCAAGGACGGGGTGCTCAAGATCCCCCGCTTGCTGATCCACGACGGCACCAAGTCTCTCTTCCTCAACCTCATCGCCTTCGAGCAGTGCCACTCCGACTGCACCAAGGACATCACCTCCTACGTCATCTTCATGGACAACCTGATCAACTCGGAGGAGGACGTCAGCTACCTCCACTACCGCGGCATCATCGAGCACTGGCTGGGAAACGACGGCGAGGTCGCCGACCTCTTCAACAAGCTCTGCCTGGAAGTGGTCTTCGACTTCGACGACAGCTACTTGTCGGGATTGTCGGAGAGGGTGAACAAGTACTACAACCACCGGTGGAACACCTGGGGGGCAAGCTTGAAGCACAGGTACTTCGGCAATCCCTGGGCTATCATCTCCTTGGTCGCCGCCGTCGTCCTGCTGGTGTTGACCTGTGCGCAGACCTTCTACTCTGTCTACGCCTATTACTGGCCGCCTCAATGA